One stretch of Daphnia pulicaria isolate SC F1-1A chromosome 6, SC_F0-13Bv2, whole genome shotgun sequence DNA includes these proteins:
- the LOC124343234 gene encoding MPN domain-containing protein-like, with product MIEASEDSSISDQADPQEQQKITSVSVEHTNEQCNMSETPLNATLDPEMEGEDNMDGNEDEELNEKKSKTAGGFTGRGVTLQMLLEDNILQPKEGAMSLEYMGQKFNGDLLADGKIFSAEVQEVFSSPSAWALRCKKIVNPEQKYGCGWSSVRYCGRPLDVYKNQWMRKRRLEQVSDNSTPDDCNLSTNEPVLLEPEPVIQMSMKQTVGDRQIIKHETLGNRTSIEDPNLLVEAISFANIGKLQPFLISLNTTALVVMDVHCSLTRSEVVGYLAGQWDINTNTLTIKQAFPCLNRVTDDKRGQATEIKIAQSIESAGLCLVGWYHSHPLSPPTPTVQDIDSQLEYQLKLKGTGDQGYRPCVAMISSPFHHVEPSQSTSTSHLTCYWVSPPTESRPLELGRPMAMQYNVVYDATVKDDVVPKLEACLKFYRDSPDRTNFDENWSDELTILDKLKASLKSSLQSEDDVIIDLVDTLSSNMTKVKTKTDLNDVKSPAEPIDPEPQNNLKEISCM from the exons ATGATTGAAGCATCAGAAGACTCAAGTATTAGTGATCAAGCAGATCCTCAAGAACAACAAAAGATCACATCAGTTAGTGTTGAACACACAAATGAGCAATGTAACATGTCTGAAACCCCACTCAATGCAACATTAGATCCTGAAATGGAAGGAGaa GATAACATGGATGGCaatgaagatgaagaattGAATGAGAAAAAGTCCAAAACTGCTGGTGGATTTACTGGTAGAGGAGTCACATTGCAAATGTTACTTGAAGATAATATCCTTCAACCAAAAGAAGGTGCTATGTCACTCGAGTACATG GGACAAAAATTTAATGGGGACTTACTGGCAGATGGCAAAATTTTTTCTGCTGAAGTTCAAGAAGTCTTTAGTTCCCCCTCCGCGTGGGCCTTGCGctgcaaaaaaattgttaatccCGAACAGAAATATGGTTGTGGTTGGTCATCA GTACGATATTGTGGCAGGCCTTTGGATGTATATAAAAACCAATGGATGCGTAAACGACGTTTAGAACAGGTTAGCGACAACTCGACTCCTGATGATTGTAATTTGTCCACTAATGAGCCTGTACTGCTGGAACCTGAACCAGTAATTCAAATGAGTATGAAACAAACTGTCGGTGATCGACAAATTATAAAGCACGAAACGCTAGGAAACAGGACAAGTATCGA GGATCCAAATTTGTTAGTTGAAGCCATATCGTTCGCAAATATAGGGAAACTTCAACCTTTTCTAATATCGTTAAACACGACTGCTCTTGTTGTAATGGACGTTCATTGCTCTCTAACGCGTTCAGAAGTTGTTGGATATTTAGCAGGCCAATGGGACATTAACACGAACA CACTCACCATTAAACAAGCGTTCCCTTGTTTAAATCGAGTAACTGATGATAAACGAGGCCAAGCTACCGAAATCAAAATCGCTCAATCAATAGAGAGTGCTGGACTTTGCTTGGTAGGATGGTATCATAGCCATCCTTTATCACCGCCCACTCCAACTGTGCAAGATATTGATTCACAACTCGAGTATCAATTAAAACTCAAAGGAACTGGTGATCAAGGTTACCGACCTTGCGTAGCGATGATTTCAT CGCCGTTCCATCACGTGGAACCTAGCCAATCAACGTCGACCAGTCACTTGACGTGCTACTGGGTGTCTCCTCCTACCGAATCTCGACCACTTGAACTTGGACGTCCTATGGCCATGCAATACAATGTTGTGTATGACGCCACCGTCAAGGATGACGTAGTCCCTAAATTG GAAGCTTGCCTTAAATTTTACCGTGATTCTCCTGACCGCACAAATTTTGACGAAAACTGGTCTGATGAACTCACGATTCTGGATAAGTTGAAAGCGTCTTTGAAGTCCAGCTTACAAAGCGAAGATGATGTGATTATCGATTTGGTTGACACACTCAGCAGCAACATGACCAAAGTGAAAACGAAAACAGATCTCAACGACGTAAAATCTCCTGCAGAACCTATAGATCCTGAACCCCAAAACAACCTAAAAGAAATCTCGTGTATGTGA
- the LOC124343321 gene encoding derlin-1-like: protein MSELSSWFKNLPIFTRHWFGLTIALSLVGRFAILSPKYLILDYHSIFESFHIWRPASALFYYPITPKTGFHFLINLYFLYNYSLQLETGLFNGRPADYFFMLLFNWICCVIIGLLADFPYLMDPMVLSVLYVWCQLNKDTIVNFWFGTQFKAMYLPWVLLGFNLIIAGGGVMELVGIVVGHLYFFLTMQYPQEFGGPLLLTTPQFLYKYFPNQRSGVQGFGAAPQPRAEFRAAAQDAGPRRYDWGRGNVLGGQN, encoded by the exons atgagtGAGTTAAGCAGCTGGTTCAAAAATTTGCCTATTTTCACGAGGCATTGGTTCGGACTAACTATTGCGTTGTCACTAGTTGGCAGATTTGCCATTTTGAGTCCAAAATATCTTATCTTGGATTACCATTCAATATTTGAATCATTCCAT ATATGGAGACCAGCATcagcattattttattatccgATAACACCAAAAACAGGATTTCACTTTCTCATCAACTTGTATTTCTTGTATAACTATTCTCTTCAACTTGAAACTGGACTGTTCAATGGGCGACCAGCTGACTACTTTTTCATGTTGCTATTCAACTGGATTTGCTGTGTCATAATTGGACTCCTAGCTGATTTCCCT taTTTGATGGATCCAATGGTGCTGAGTGTACTGTATGTTTGGTGTCAGCTAAATAAGGACACAATTGTCAATTTCTGGTTTGGAACACAGTTCAAGGCAATGTACCTGCCTTGGGTCTTACTTGGATTTAACTTGATCATTGCTGGAGG TGGAGTCATGGAACTTGTTGGAATTGTTGTGGGACATTTATACTTTTTCCTCACGATGCAGTATCCTCAAGAATTTGGTGGTCCTTTGCTCTTAACTACTCCGCAATTTCT ATACAAATATTTCCCGAATCAACGAAGCGGAGTACAAGGATTCGGCGCGGCACCTCAACCTAGGGCTGAGTTTAGAGCAGCTGCACAGGATGCAGGTCCTCGACGCTATGACTGGGGACGTGGAAATGTTTTGGGTGGCCAAAACTAG
- the LOC124343185 gene encoding dnaJ homolog dnj-5-like, whose product MSHQKDENLEYDYVQPMQDSDSYVYYSPESAFNHPYAAEGTQTNYSHYGSYQSPFQKVDHQYSVPRNMYTSDFESGPKGYSRTFSGNDLLADNTAASGRCLRRFNSDIPSYCDFGTYNPFQGSPLEIANLSLLETRPVLDEQVQHITEPTYESELLQEEPAEVVQSKRTYKDVLTFATRSESPGNVSEELSKKSKVENEIRKETYKEKLLSPKQETPSSFTKATPPPLKPGLNNHRSQVNTNPKRPLKINNNLASGNNTKGNAKSPSEKNWHSVNESVRSVRSQTDLGGIKKKNRPSLIDSPSFELPPSDDESVTPVEVRTKDLKKNERIKIKIKEKDSEKTNRRQTKRNPPPSTSATLARAYFPKLARFCGWFFLWLYNLCADVIQMSCNLIWVGLQQCRTVLWEKSFLVTEWISFQTRTCRQYVTTNWLPSIREFFRFFQRKSADEGSSTLGGLNANIPLPATGEEAMHRLLACKGRDPYSILGVRRDCSDEEIRRYYKRQAVLVHPDKNRQRGAEEAFKILAHAFELVGQPERRSHYDQLVQEADEMESAWAELNELLSRLHAKMDEAANTIRCTNCAKRHRRVKTNRPCYAARYCQDCKIHHSAREGDLWAESRYMGFRSKYYACMEGAVYDITEWANCQAGHLRHLQSNSHRVQYRIVPGQGQPSSGGGRKSS is encoded by the exons ATGTCTCATCAAAAGGATGAAAACCTGGAGTATGATTATGTGCAACCAATGCAAGATTCTGACAGTTATGTTTATTACTCACCAGAATCTGCCTTCAATCATCCCTATGCTGCTGAAGGAACCCAAACTAATTACTCACATTATGGAAGTTATCAAAGCCCATTTCAGAAAGTGGATCATCAATATTCAGTCCCACGAAACATGTATACAAGTGACTTTGAATCAGGACCAAAAGGATATTCAAGAACTTTCAGTGGCAATGATTTATTGGCCGATAATACAGCAGCATCTGGAAGATGTTTAAGAAGATTCAATTCTGATATACCCTCTTACTGTGACTTTGGAACTTACAACCCATTTCAAGGTAGCCCCCTAGAAATTGCCAACTTAAGCCTTCTAGAAACTCGACCAGTGTTGGATGAGCAAGTTCAACATATTACTGAACCAACATATGAGTCTGAACTGCTGCAGGAAGAACCTGCTGAAGTAGTTCAAAGTAAACGCACTTATAAAGATGTTCTCACTTTCGCAACAAGAAGTGAAAGCCCTGGCAATGTGAGTGAAGAGCTGTCCAAGAAATCAAAAgtggaaaatgaaattcgcAAAGAAACTTATAAAGAAAAGTTATTGAGTCCAAAGCAAGAAACACCATCCAGTTTTACTAAAGCAACACCACCCCCACTGAAACCTGGTTTAAACAATCACAGAAGCCAAGTCAATACTAACCCGAAAAGACcattgaaaataaacaacaatTTGGCATCTGGAAATAATACAAAAGGTAATGCCAAAAGCCCGAGCGAGAAAAATTGGCATTCTGTGAATGAATCGGTACGCAGTGTCCGGTCTCAAACAGATCTTGgtggcattaaaaaaaagaaccgacCGTCTTTGATTGATAGTCCTTCTTTTGAGCTACCACCATCGGACGATGAATCCGTTACTCCAGTAGAAGTTCGCACGAAAGATCTAAAGAAGAATGAAAggattaaaatcaaaataaaagaaaaggacaGTGAAAAAACTAATCGACGCCAAACCAAAAGAAACCCACCTCCCAGCACCAGTGCAACACTTGCGCGTGCCTATTTCCCTAAG CTTGCTCGTTTCTGTGGATGGTTCTTCTTGTG GTTGTACAACTTGTGCGCTGACGTTATTCAGATGAGTTGCAATTTGATTTGGGTGGGACTTCAGCAATGTCGCACGGTTTTGTGGGAGAAAAGTTTCTTGGTCACTGAATGGATATCATTTCAGACACGGACTTGCCGTCAATATGTTACAACTAATTGGTTGCCGTCCATTCGTgaatttttccgattttttcaaCGCAAATCAGCTGACGAAGGAAGCAGCACATTAGGTGGTTTAAATGCCAATATCCCTTTACCTGCTACCGGAGAAGAAGCTATGCATCGTTTATTGGCTTGCAAAGGAAGAGATCCATACAGCATCCTGG GTGTTCGACGAGATTGCTCCGACGAAGAGATTCGACGTTACTACAAGCGACAAGCTGTTTTAGTTCACCCAGATAAAAATCGACAACGGGGAGCTGAAGAGGCCTTCAAAATCTTAGCGCATGCCTTTGAATTGGTTGGTCAGCCAGAGCGACGCAGCCACTACGACCAATTAGTACAAGAAGCAGACGAGATGGAATCTGCTTGGGCCGAGCTCAACGAACTACTCTCACGGTTGCATGCCAAAATGGACGAAGCCGCAAACACAATTCGGTGCACCAATTGTGCCAAGCGTCACAGAAGAGTGAAAACTAATCGGCCTTGCTATGCTGCTCGATATTGTCAG gATTGCAAAATTCATCATTCCGCCCGCGAAGGGGACCTATGGGCTGAATCACGATACATGGGCTTTCGTTCTAAATACTACGCTTGCATGGAAGGTGCCGTTTATGATATCACAGAATGGGCAAATTGCCAg gCTGGACATCTTCGTCATTTGCAATCTAATTCTCATCGCGTTCAGTACCGTATAGTTCCGGGCCAAGGTCAACCGAGCAGTGGAGGTGGCCGTAAATCAAGTTGA